One genomic window of Prochlorococcus marinus str. NATL2A includes the following:
- the leuB gene encoding 3-isopropylmalate dehydrogenase: protein MKSYKITLLPGDGIGPEITNVTHKILDLVSRKFGFEIKFKEMPFGGSAIDSDGIPFPDRTLQECKNSDAVLLAAIGDPKYDELPREKRPETGLLNLRSSLDLFANIRPVKIIPSLTKASSLKEDFVKEVDLVVVRELTSGIYFGEPKGRIKTDKGERAFNTMTYTSEEVNRIAEIAFKLAKQRNQKVCSVDKANVLDVSQLWREETILVSNKYKDIELTHQYVDNAAMQLVRNPSQFDVILTGNLFGDILSDIAAMLTGSIGMLPSASLTTDGPGVFEPVHGSAPDIAGKDIANPIAMLLSAAMMLKIALNETEAATFLENAINEILNDGYRTSDLMSIQTTKQVGCSQMGELLAEKLK, encoded by the coding sequence ATGAAGTCTTACAAAATAACATTATTGCCAGGAGATGGAATTGGTCCAGAGATAACAAACGTCACTCATAAAATCCTTGACCTAGTCTCAAGGAAATTTGGCTTTGAAATCAAATTTAAAGAAATGCCTTTCGGGGGATCAGCAATAGATTCAGATGGTATCCCCTTCCCAGATAGAACTCTTCAAGAATGTAAGAACTCTGATGCTGTTTTGTTAGCGGCAATAGGAGACCCAAAGTATGACGAATTACCTAGAGAGAAAAGGCCTGAGACAGGCCTACTCAATCTCCGATCTTCTTTGGATCTTTTTGCAAATATAAGGCCAGTAAAAATAATTCCATCCTTAACAAAAGCAAGTAGTTTGAAAGAAGACTTTGTTAAAGAAGTTGATTTAGTAGTAGTTAGAGAACTTACCAGCGGTATTTACTTTGGAGAACCAAAAGGAAGGATAAAAACAGATAAAGGAGAAAGGGCATTTAACACGATGACATACACCTCCGAGGAAGTGAATCGAATAGCAGAAATTGCTTTTAAATTAGCCAAACAAAGAAATCAAAAAGTTTGCTCAGTTGATAAAGCTAATGTTTTAGATGTAAGTCAACTATGGAGAGAGGAAACAATATTGGTGTCTAACAAATACAAAGATATAGAACTTACGCATCAATATGTAGACAATGCAGCAATGCAACTTGTTAGAAATCCAAGCCAATTTGATGTGATTCTTACAGGTAATTTATTTGGAGATATTCTTAGCGACATTGCAGCCATGCTGACAGGATCAATTGGCATGCTTCCTTCTGCTTCGTTAACCACTGATGGGCCAGGTGTCTTTGAACCTGTTCATGGCTCAGCTCCTGACATCGCAGGAAAAGATATAGCTAATCCAATAGCAATGCTCTTATCTGCTGCAATGATGTTAAAAATTGCCCTTAATGAAACAGAAGCGGCAACTTTTTTAGAAAATGCAATTAACGAAATTCTTAATGACGGTTATAGAACTTCTGACTTAATGAGCATTCAGACGACTAAACAGGTTGGTTGCTCTCAAATGGGTGAACTATTGGCGGAAAAATTAAAATAA
- the lpxD gene encoding UDP-3-O-(3-hydroxymyristoyl)glucosamine N-acyltransferase, with amino-acid sequence MQFIEIVEKLKKGQSGVVDFKIKNNPVILTAASLENAKDNDISFLDNNSPLNLRNLIETSKASALLLPANDTYIIEIAKKISVDWIILKEPKIAFAETLEFLYPSNVESEGIHKSAVIGQNVKIGLGVSIGANAYIGDNTEIGAGTIIHAGVVLYRNVRIGSKNLIHANSVIHSGSKLGDKCVINANAVIGGEGFGFVPTSNGWKKMPQVGIVILKNKVEVGSGSTIDRPSVGETIIGEDTKIDNLVQIGHGVTTGKGCAMAAQVGIAGGAQIGDGVILAGQVGISNRVKIGDGVIASSKTGIVSNIEAGTVVSGFPAIPNKLWLRCSANFKKLPEIAKAIRQLDRKKSR; translated from the coding sequence ATGCAATTCATTGAAATTGTCGAAAAACTGAAGAAAGGTCAATCTGGTGTCGTTGACTTTAAAATAAAAAACAATCCAGTTATTTTAACCGCAGCTTCTTTAGAAAATGCCAAGGATAATGACATAAGTTTTCTAGACAATAATAGTCCATTAAATCTTAGAAATCTCATAGAGACTTCAAAAGCATCTGCTCTATTATTACCAGCAAATGATACTTATATTATTGAAATAGCAAAGAAAATTTCAGTTGATTGGATAATACTTAAAGAGCCCAAGATTGCTTTTGCTGAAACATTAGAGTTTCTTTATCCTTCTAATGTGGAAAGTGAAGGCATACATAAAAGTGCGGTCATCGGTCAGAATGTAAAAATTGGTCTTGGAGTTTCAATCGGAGCTAATGCTTATATTGGAGATAATACAGAAATTGGAGCTGGGACTATCATTCATGCAGGAGTTGTTCTATATAGAAATGTAAGAATTGGTTCCAAAAATTTAATTCACGCAAATAGTGTTATTCATTCTGGATCTAAACTTGGTGACAAGTGTGTAATTAATGCCAATGCTGTTATTGGTGGTGAAGGTTTTGGATTCGTGCCCACATCAAATGGATGGAAGAAAATGCCTCAAGTGGGAATAGTTATTTTAAAAAATAAAGTAGAAGTTGGTAGTGGATCAACGATTGATAGGCCTTCAGTAGGAGAGACAATAATTGGTGAAGATACAAAAATTGATAACCTAGTTCAAATTGGTCATGGAGTAACTACTGGTAAAGGATGTGCTATGGCTGCTCAAGTTGGAATTGCTGGAGGAGCACAGATTGGAGACGGAGTTATTCTTGCTGGACAAGTTGGTATCAGCAATAGAGTTAAAATTGGCGATGGAGTGATAGCCAGTTCTAAAACAGGAATAGTATCAAATATCGAGGCAGGAACTGTTGTTAGCGGCTTCCCAGCTATTCCAAATAAATTATGGTTGAGATGCTCTGCTAATTTCAAAAAACTACCTGAGATAGCAAAAGCTATTCGTCAATTAGATCGAAAAAAATCCAGGTAA
- the proB gene encoding glutamate 5-kinase gives MTTWVIKIGTSLLRGNDKYTTFDVINDYCSYISKAQRNGDKIILVSSGAVGLGCHQMRFKTRPKEIISLQASAAIGQLHLMALYEKAMSSFGYKVAQILLTRSELGSRNSYNSASQTLKRLLEWDVIPIVNENDITSDEELKYGDNDTLSALVATAISADQLILLTDIDHLYSSDPKINSKAKPIKDINNSKELNNLELANEQTSWGTGGIKTKLTAAKIATESGIKVQLADGRDPKILGELLDGKKIGTVFHPNPNPIGNRKSWLAHAIKPVGEIHLDDGASEAIKNKGASLLLVGVKKVSGDFIANQPVKVINTEGEEFAKGICSMSSDAIKIGINSRSETTGSPLVIHRDVLVLTSE, from the coding sequence ATGACAACCTGGGTAATAAAGATTGGCACAAGCCTTTTGAGAGGAAACGATAAATATACAACTTTTGATGTAATTAACGATTATTGTTCTTATATATCAAAAGCTCAAAGGAATGGCGATAAAATTATATTGGTTTCTAGTGGTGCTGTAGGACTTGGATGTCATCAAATGAGATTCAAGACAAGACCTAAAGAAATAATCTCTCTTCAAGCTTCTGCTGCAATAGGTCAACTTCATTTAATGGCTTTGTATGAAAAGGCTATGAGCAGTTTTGGATATAAAGTTGCGCAAATATTATTAACTAGGTCAGAATTAGGATCAAGAAATAGTTATAATTCTGCTTCGCAAACATTAAAAAGGTTGCTCGAATGGGATGTTATACCAATCGTAAACGAAAATGATATAACCTCAGATGAAGAGCTAAAGTATGGTGATAATGATACTTTATCTGCATTAGTTGCAACAGCTATATCTGCTGATCAATTAATATTATTAACTGATATCGATCATCTCTACTCTTCTGATCCCAAAATCAATAGTAAAGCTAAGCCAATCAAAGATATTAACAATTCAAAAGAATTAAATAATTTAGAACTAGCAAATGAACAAACTTCATGGGGGACTGGAGGAATAAAAACAAAATTAACTGCTGCAAAGATCGCCACTGAAAGCGGGATAAAAGTTCAATTAGCAGATGGCAGAGATCCGAAAATATTAGGCGAATTACTTGATGGAAAAAAAATAGGAACTGTTTTTCACCCCAATCCAAACCCTATCGGGAATAGAAAAAGTTGGTTGGCACATGCAATTAAACCAGTCGGAGAAATACACTTAGATGATGGTGCTAGTGAAGCTATCAAAAACAAAGGTGCTTCACTATTATTAGTTGGGGTAAAAAAAGTTAGTGGAGATTTTATTGCTAATCAACCTGTAAAAGTTATTAACACGGAAGGAGAGGAATTTGCTAAGGGAATTTGCTCAATGAGCAGTGATGCTATAAAGATAGGAATTAATTCAAGATCCGAAACAACAGGATCTCCTCTAGTTATCCACCGAGATGTTCTGGTTCTAACAAGTGAATAA
- a CDS encoding YqeG family HAD IIIA-type phosphatase: MIRINIKELLIPNWKVNDKISKISINDLSSKNVKALILDVDGTLISGKKPVLSSDIKNWIDNSKKYFYIYLFSNNPSKSRIKLIADELDLEFTCSGGKPSKKKLKKIIDKIPYSSNEVAIIGDRVFTDILVGNRLGMYTILVDSVDYYGKRIEKNNFQSLERYLARIITGDIL; encoded by the coding sequence ATTATCAGAATAAACATTAAAGAATTACTTATTCCAAATTGGAAGGTAAACGATAAAATTTCAAAGATCTCGATAAATGATTTATCATCGAAAAACGTCAAAGCACTAATACTTGATGTAGATGGAACATTAATTTCTGGGAAAAAGCCGGTACTTTCAAGTGACATAAAAAATTGGATTGATAATTCAAAAAAATACTTTTATATTTACTTATTCAGCAATAATCCATCTAAAAGCAGAATAAAATTAATTGCTGATGAATTAGATTTAGAATTTACATGCTCTGGTGGCAAACCAAGTAAAAAAAAGTTAAAGAAGATAATAGACAAAATTCCATATTCATCAAATGAAGTAGCAATAATTGGAGATAGAGTTTTTACAGATATTCTTGTAGGCAATAGATTAGGAATGTATACAATATTGGTAGATTCGGTAGATTATTATGGAAAAAGAATTGAAAAAAATAATTTTCAATCCTTAGAAAGATACTTAGCAAGAATTATAACTGGAGACATTTTATGA
- a CDS encoding DUF3727 domain-containing protein — translation MSTTNKNDQVPTLLVKDSQGSDLLCFLEQVVPLEGNEYALLTPVDTPVSLFQLIDDQDPKLIETIEKNEPILEVADVVLQEHDLRLVRSAITLTVSGELDEPEPEEIEEEDIDDESETYELLVNFRVESNEYGLYIPLDPFFIVGKLEDGEVKLVEGEEFDKIQSGIEAELEGRGLSE, via the coding sequence ATGTCAACAACAAATAAAAACGACCAAGTACCGACTCTTTTAGTTAAAGATTCTCAAGGTTCAGATCTCCTGTGTTTTCTTGAACAAGTAGTACCTCTTGAAGGCAATGAATATGCCCTGTTAACTCCAGTAGATACTCCTGTATCTCTATTTCAATTGATTGACGATCAAGATCCCAAGCTAATAGAAACAATTGAAAAGAATGAGCCAATACTTGAAGTAGCTGATGTTGTTCTTCAAGAACACGATCTTAGACTTGTTCGCTCAGCTATCACACTTACAGTCTCAGGCGAATTAGATGAGCCTGAACCAGAAGAAATTGAGGAAGAAGACATTGATGACGAGTCAGAAACCTACGAGCTACTTGTCAATTTTAGAGTTGAAAGTAATGAGTATGGTCTATACATTCCTCTTGACCCTTTCTTCATAGTCGGAAAGCTAGAAGATGGAGAAGTAAAGCTTGTTGAAGGTGAAGAGTTTGACAAGATACAATCAGGAATTGAAGCTGAACTTGAGGGAAGGGGATTATCAGAATAA
- the ruvX gene encoding Holliday junction resolvase RuvX, giving the protein MIQPKPCSVLSLDIGDKRIGIAGCDPLGISITHLPAIFRDSFEKDLKEFEKICFDRRVEGLICGNPLDMNGMETKQSIRCKKYGIKLAKCLKLPLAFINEHCSTVEAKEKFSLKNDKTGRIDSAAAAILLQQWLIEGPDLDDSN; this is encoded by the coding sequence ATGATTCAGCCAAAACCCTGTTCAGTTTTGAGTCTTGATATTGGAGATAAAAGGATTGGTATTGCAGGTTGTGATCCACTTGGAATATCAATAACTCATCTCCCCGCAATTTTTAGAGATAGCTTTGAAAAAGATCTAAAAGAATTCGAGAAAATATGTTTTGACCGAAGAGTTGAAGGGCTCATTTGTGGTAATCCTCTTGATATGAATGGCATGGAAACTAAACAATCTATTCGATGTAAAAAATATGGGATTAAATTAGCTAAATGTTTAAAACTTCCTTTGGCTTTTATCAATGAACATTGTTCAACCGTAGAGGCTAAAGAAAAGTTCTCTTTAAAAAATGACAAGACTGGAAGAATAGATAGTGCAGCTGCCGCTATACTTTTACAACAATGGCTTATTGAGGGACCTGATCTGGATGACTCAAATTAA
- a CDS encoding thylakoid membrane photosystem I accumulation factor, which translates to MILLRIFSSLLILFLLFVNPVYSARDTDSYDGNIYPIYAGNGSLVPPQSTLSESLKNERTSVLVFYLDDSSTSKQFAPVVSGIKLLWSSSVDLIPLSIDELDNDDQKTFTDPGYYWHGKIPQTVILDGKGNVLLDEEGQVSFDKLNDAITKATGLKKPDFDLEVKSFNEYNSEPSKEGYNKPRGT; encoded by the coding sequence TGTTAATCCAGTTTATTCTGCTAGGGATACTGATAGCTATGATGGAAATATTTACCCAATATATGCTGGTAACGGATCATTAGTTCCACCGCAAAGCACATTATCAGAATCGTTAAAGAACGAAAGAACAAGTGTTTTAGTTTTCTATCTAGACGATAGTAGTACTAGTAAACAATTTGCCCCTGTAGTTTCAGGCATTAAGTTATTGTGGAGCTCATCTGTTGATTTAATTCCTCTATCAATCGATGAATTAGACAATGATGACCAGAAAACTTTTACGGACCCTGGCTATTACTGGCATGGGAAGATACCTCAGACAGTGATACTTGACGGAAAAGGCAATGTTCTCCTAGACGAAGAAGGTCAGGTATCTTTCGATAAACTTAATGATGCAATAACTAAAGCTACAGGTCTAAAGAAACCTGATTTTGATCTAGAAGTAAAAAGCTTTAACGAATACAATAGTGAGCCCTCTAAAGAAGGTTATAATAAACCTAGAGGCACCTAA